In the Flavisolibacter tropicus genome, one interval contains:
- the ltaE gene encoding low-specificity L-threonine aldolase, which produces MIIDYRSDTVTRPTAGMLEAMMRAKVGDDVLGDDPSVNELEALSADLFGMEAALFCPSGTMTNQIAIKCHTQPGDEVICDFTSHVYQYEGGGIAFNSSASVQLLQGNRGRITADQVRNSINADDVHKPHTSLVSLENTCNRGGGSCYELEEIQKIRTVCDERGLKLHLDGARLYNAIVAKKQSAQEFGQLFHTISVCLSKGLGCPVGSVLLGPADFIKKARRIRKVFGGGMRQAGFIAAAGIYALRNHVDRLEEDHQHAKQLEAALNELPFVSQVLPVETNIVIFTVAEGYTPQNLVAQLKEKGILAYAISATQIRLVTHLDVTPDMINETIRIFQQL; this is translated from the coding sequence ATGATAATAGATTACCGTTCGGACACCGTAACCCGCCCAACAGCTGGTATGTTAGAAGCCATGATGCGGGCAAAAGTTGGTGATGATGTATTAGGAGATGACCCTTCCGTAAATGAATTAGAAGCCCTTTCCGCCGATCTTTTTGGTATGGAAGCAGCCCTCTTCTGTCCTTCCGGAACTATGACCAACCAAATTGCCATTAAATGTCATACTCAACCAGGGGATGAAGTAATCTGCGATTTTACATCACATGTTTATCAATATGAAGGAGGTGGTATAGCTTTTAATTCTAGTGCTTCTGTTCAATTATTACAGGGTAATAGAGGACGCATAACAGCCGATCAGGTAAGAAATAGTATAAATGCAGATGATGTTCACAAACCCCACACCAGCTTGGTAAGCCTGGAAAACACCTGTAATCGTGGTGGCGGTAGTTGCTATGAATTGGAGGAAATACAAAAAATCAGAACGGTCTGTGATGAACGTGGGCTGAAGTTACACCTGGATGGGGCCCGTCTTTACAATGCTATTGTAGCAAAAAAACAGTCGGCACAAGAGTTTGGCCAATTGTTTCACACTATATCTGTTTGTTTAAGCAAAGGCTTAGGCTGCCCGGTTGGAAGCGTATTGCTTGGTCCAGCCGATTTTATCAAAAAAGCCCGTCGTATCCGTAAAGTTTTTGGTGGAGGCATGCGCCAGGCTGGCTTTATTGCAGCAGCTGGTATATATGCTCTCCGAAATCATGTAGACCGCCTGGAAGAAGATCATCAACACGCCAAACAATTGGAAGCGGCTTTAAACGAACTGCCGTTTGTTTCACAGGTTTTACCCGTAGAAACTAATATCGTCATATTTACTGTGGCGGAGGGGTATACGCCTCAAAACCTGGTAGCACAACTCAAAGAAAAAGGTATACTTGCTTATGCCATTTCTGCTACCCAAATACGCTTAGTAACCCACTTAGATGTTACACCTGATATGATTAATGAAACCATTCGCATCTTCCAACAATTATAA
- a CDS encoding outer membrane beta-barrel family protein: MRKFLSILTLITASSFGYISHAQTSPFKVSGAVQDVTGKSLEAATVNLLRAKDSSIVKLGAADKSGQFAFEVTTDGKYLVLASAVGYTKLYSPSFELTAANPIVSLKTLQLDNKSTSLGNVTVTAKKPLVEQKIDRTVVNVEAAVTNVGSSALEVLEKSPGITVDKDGNISLKGKQGVMVLVDGRPTQLGSADLANLLRNMNANQLDQIEIMTNPPAKYDAAGNAGVINIKTKKNKAFGYNGSLTLGYGQGWLPKANEGFNFNYRGGKVNLFTNLSHNYRKNKNYLEIHRNALDRNTKEINSSIEQLAKMVNENNSYNAKVGVDYFANKSTTYGIVLGGFANVGEGYSVNNAYGYNGSGLKSKHTVSDGGGNNNFKNFSTNLNFRKVYKAERELTADLDYNTYNTKDDQYLYTHYNDAIGNKVGSSDTLFSIMPQNINIYSGRLDYLHPLKKGARFETGVKTSFVKTDNNARYDTTDNGRVVTDANRLNHFVYEEMINAAYANFSSPLGKKWSTQLGLRLENTISKGNQITQNKTFERPYTNLFPTAFLQYKASEKNVFGLNYGRRIRRPNYESLNPFVEYIDPYTFQKGNPYLKPQFSNNIELSHTFRNVLTTTLNYTKTNDIIQPVIEQYGDTAYVNQSNIANQRQYGVAVSLNMPVTKWWTTSIYVNASDNRFAGIIDNTPVVVKAKMVMLNGSQQFKFAKTWNAELSGFWRSSGIEGVIATKPVGMLAMGLSKQVLQNKGTVRLNVRDILYTQKFRAESKYANVDAGFKEWRDSRVVNLGFTYRFSKGKMNGGPKRRNGSANDEQSRVGGGNGN; encoded by the coding sequence ATGAGAAAATTTTTATCTATACTAACACTTATTACAGCCTCTAGCTTTGGTTATATAAGCCATGCACAAACCAGCCCATTCAAAGTTTCAGGTGCCGTTCAGGATGTAACCGGAAAATCACTGGAAGCAGCCACTGTCAATTTATTAAGAGCAAAAGACTCAAGCATTGTAAAACTGGGAGCTGCCGATAAGAGCGGACAGTTCGCCTTTGAAGTAACAACAGATGGTAAATATTTGGTTTTAGCCTCAGCTGTTGGTTATACAAAACTGTATAGCCCCTCTTTTGAATTAACTGCTGCTAATCCTATTGTTTCGCTTAAAACCCTGCAGCTTGATAATAAAAGCACTTCACTGGGAAATGTTACGGTTACGGCAAAAAAGCCACTGGTTGAACAGAAAATTGACCGCACAGTAGTTAATGTTGAAGCTGCCGTTACCAACGTGGGTTCTTCAGCTTTAGAAGTGTTGGAAAAATCACCTGGTATTACAGTTGATAAAGATGGCAACATTAGCCTCAAGGGAAAACAAGGCGTAATGGTATTGGTAGATGGCCGCCCGACCCAATTAGGAAGTGCAGACTTAGCCAACTTACTGCGCAATATGAACGCTAACCAATTAGACCAGATTGAGATCATGACCAATCCGCCAGCGAAATACGATGCTGCCGGTAACGCTGGTGTTATCAATATTAAAACGAAGAAGAATAAGGCTTTTGGGTATAATGGTAGCTTAACGCTTGGTTACGGCCAAGGCTGGTTGCCTAAAGCCAATGAAGGATTCAACTTTAATTATAGAGGCGGTAAGGTTAACCTGTTCACCAACCTTAGCCATAACTATCGCAAAAACAAGAACTACCTGGAAATCCACCGCAACGCATTAGACCGCAATACAAAAGAGATCAACAGCTCAATTGAACAGCTAGCTAAAATGGTAAATGAGAACAACTCATACAATGCCAAGGTAGGTGTTGACTATTTTGCCAATAAAAGCACCACTTACGGAATTGTATTGGGCGGCTTTGCCAATGTTGGAGAAGGTTATAGTGTTAACAATGCTTATGGCTATAATGGCAGCGGTTTAAAGAGCAAGCATACCGTTTCTGATGGTGGTGGTAATAATAATTTCAAAAACTTTAGCACCAATCTGAATTTTAGAAAAGTATACAAGGCAGAACGTGAGTTAACAGCCGACCTGGATTATAATACCTATAATACCAAAGACGATCAGTACCTCTACACGCATTATAATGATGCAATTGGTAATAAAGTAGGCAGTTCCGATACACTATTCAGTATTATGCCACAAAACATCAATATCTATAGTGGCCGTTTAGATTACCTGCATCCATTGAAAAAAGGGGCTCGTTTTGAAACCGGTGTTAAAACAAGCTTTGTCAAAACGGATAACAATGCCCGCTACGATACTACCGATAATGGTAGAGTGGTTACAGACGCCAACCGGTTAAACCACTTTGTGTATGAAGAAATGATCAATGCTGCTTATGCAAATTTCAGTTCACCATTGGGTAAGAAGTGGTCAACCCAGCTAGGCCTGCGTTTGGAAAACACGATCTCTAAAGGCAATCAAATCACGCAAAACAAAACCTTTGAACGTCCATATACGAATTTGTTCCCAACAGCTTTCTTGCAATATAAAGCAAGCGAAAAGAATGTGTTTGGTTTGAATTATGGAAGAAGAATTCGTCGTCCAAACTATGAAAGCCTAAATCCATTCGTTGAATATATTGACCCCTACACCTTCCAAAAAGGTAACCCTTACCTGAAGCCTCAATTCAGCAATAATATTGAACTGAGCCATACGTTCAGAAACGTACTGACAACAACCTTGAATTATACAAAAACAAACGATATTATTCAGCCAGTGATTGAGCAGTATGGAGATACCGCTTATGTAAACCAAAGCAATATCGCCAACCAACGTCAGTATGGAGTTGCAGTTAGCCTGAATATGCCGGTTACTAAATGGTGGACGACCAGTATCTATGTAAATGCTTCTGATAATCGCTTTGCAGGTATTATTGACAATACACCTGTTGTGGTTAAAGCTAAAATGGTAATGCTTAATGGATCACAACAGTTCAAATTTGCTAAAACCTGGAATGCTGAGTTGAGTGGTTTCTGGAGATCAAGTGGTATTGAGGGTGTTATCGCAACAAAACCTGTAGGTATGCTAGCCATGGGATTAAGCAAGCAGGTGTTGCAAAATAAGGGAACCGTTCGCTTAAACGTAAGAGACATCTTATATACTCAAAAGTTCAGAGCAGAATCCAAATATGCCAATGTTGACGCTGGTTTCAAAGAGTGGAGAGATAGCCGCGTAGTAAATCTGGGTTTTACTTACCGCTTCAGCAAAGGAAAGATGAATGGTGGACCAAAGCGTAGAAACGGTAGCGCCAATGATGAACAAAGTCGTGTGGGTGGCGGTAACGGTAACTAA
- a CDS encoding outer membrane beta-barrel family protein: MRVSFTIVLMLILLTSTAFAQSLGKISGEVNETGNKALNGVSVSLLKAKDSALVKVAVSDKSGHFEFDNIKEGQYLVTYTSVGFEKKATPVFELTSGGNVQMPAVILQEASKGLSGVTVQARRPLVENKIDKMVVNVDASPTNAGSNALEVLEKSPGVSVDRDGNISIKGKQGIIVLIDGKQTYLSGQDLANLLRNMPANQLDQIEIMTQPSAKFDASGNSGILNLKTKKSLAKGFNGTINLSYVQGRYPKSPNSIGFNYRTGKINFFSNLSYSYWTGFNDQHLTRKIGESVFDQQADQKNSSHNYSARVGLDYSIDKKTTIGFLVNGIYNKRRWENIGKADIISKNVLDSFTTAQTINRDTWQNFGANVNFRRVLNAEGRELTADLDRIQYDTRSRQTSDNYTYLPDGQLSNHSGNPFLLRGNLPSKITIYSGKVDYVHPLSKESKLEAGVKSSNVSTDNDAQYSNYSVPESEWVVDNTRSNRFKYEENINAAYINFNRQIKKWGIQTGLRVENTNSTGHQLGNALQKDSSFKKSYTQLFPTAYLSYALNDNNQFGLSYGRRIERPNYQDMNPFQYFLDQYTFRRGNPNLTPQFTHNIELSHNYRKALNTTVSYTATTDILNDILKQNDETKVTFQTKENVAKRQTLGVAVSYNAPITKWWTSSVYVNVNNSHYEGIVNNQPLDVQLTSFMGNASQQFRFAKTWSAEVNGFYRTSAQETGMFLIRPMGVVSFGFGKQILKNQGSLKLNIYDPFYIQQAKVIIKHENIDAVVLNKWDNRRVAINFSYRFSKGQNVQQRKRASSAQEEQNRVGGNGQ, translated from the coding sequence ATGAGAGTTAGTTTTACAATCGTTTTGATGTTGATACTGCTAACATCAACGGCTTTCGCACAATCGTTAGGAAAAATATCAGGAGAGGTAAACGAGACTGGTAATAAAGCCTTAAATGGCGTTTCAGTATCGTTATTAAAAGCCAAAGACTCTGCTTTGGTTAAAGTGGCTGTTTCAGATAAAAGCGGTCATTTTGAATTTGATAATATTAAAGAAGGTCAATACCTGGTTACATATACATCGGTTGGCTTTGAGAAAAAAGCGACACCGGTATTTGAACTTACAAGCGGAGGTAATGTACAAATGCCTGCTGTTATCTTACAGGAAGCTTCAAAGGGTTTGTCCGGTGTAACCGTACAAGCCAGAAGACCATTAGTAGAAAACAAGATTGATAAAATGGTAGTGAATGTAGATGCTTCACCTACCAATGCAGGTTCTAACGCGTTAGAGGTTTTGGAGAAGTCTCCAGGTGTTAGTGTTGATCGCGATGGAAACATCAGTATTAAGGGAAAGCAGGGAATTATTGTTTTAATTGATGGTAAACAAACATACCTGAGCGGTCAGGATTTAGCCAACCTGTTACGTAATATGCCTGCTAATCAGTTGGATCAGATTGAGATCATGACGCAGCCTTCAGCTAAGTTTGACGCTTCTGGAAACTCAGGTATCCTGAATTTAAAAACAAAGAAAAGTCTTGCCAAGGGCTTTAACGGCACCATCAATCTTTCCTACGTACAGGGCCGTTATCCAAAATCACCAAACAGCATTGGTTTTAACTATAGAACGGGTAAGATCAATTTCTTTTCTAACCTGAGCTATTCTTATTGGACTGGATTCAACGATCAGCACCTTACCAGAAAGATCGGGGAGTCAGTGTTTGATCAGCAGGCCGATCAGAAGAACAGCAGCCATAATTACAGTGCCAGAGTAGGATTGGATTATAGCATTGATAAGAAGACCACAATAGGCTTCCTTGTAAACGGTATCTATAATAAACGCAGATGGGAGAATATTGGCAAGGCAGATATCATAAGTAAAAATGTATTGGACTCTTTCACTACAGCACAAACCATCAATCGCGATACATGGCAAAATTTTGGTGCAAATGTTAACTTTAGAAGGGTGTTAAATGCTGAAGGTCGCGAGCTGACAGCAGATTTGGATCGCATTCAATACGATACGCGTAGTCGCCAAACTTCAGACAACTATACCTATTTGCCAGATGGACAGTTGTCCAATCATTCAGGTAATCCATTTTTATTAAGGGGTAACCTTCCTTCCAAAATCACTATTTACAGTGGTAAAGTAGATTATGTACATCCGCTATCAAAAGAATCTAAATTGGAAGCTGGTGTAAAAAGCAGTAACGTCTCTACCGATAATGATGCCCAATACTCCAATTATAGCGTACCAGAGAGCGAGTGGGTAGTTGATAATACCAGAAGTAACCGCTTTAAATATGAAGAGAATATCAATGCTGCGTATATCAACTTCAATCGTCAGATAAAGAAATGGGGCATTCAAACAGGTTTGCGTGTTGAAAATACCAATTCTACGGGCCACCAGTTGGGTAATGCTTTGCAAAAGGATTCTTCTTTTAAAAAGAGCTATACGCAGTTGTTTCCAACAGCTTATTTAAGTTATGCTCTCAACGACAATAACCAGTTTGGGTTATCATATGGTCGTCGTATTGAAAGACCAAATTACCAGGATATGAATCCTTTCCAGTATTTCCTGGATCAGTACACTTTCCGTCGGGGTAATCCTAACCTTACACCCCAGTTTACCCACAATATTGAGCTGAGCCATAATTATCGTAAAGCTTTAAATACAACAGTAAGTTATACCGCTACTACTGATATCTTAAATGATATCTTAAAGCAGAACGATGAAACAAAAGTGACTTTCCAAACTAAGGAGAATGTAGCTAAGCGTCAAACGCTGGGAGTGGCAGTTAGCTATAATGCTCCCATTACTAAATGGTGGACGTCTAGTGTGTATGTAAATGTCAATAACAGTCATTATGAAGGTATCGTAAATAACCAACCTTTGGATGTGCAATTGACTTCTTTCATGGGTAATGCCAGCCAGCAGTTCCGCTTTGCTAAAACATGGAGTGCTGAAGTAAATGGATTCTATCGCACCAGCGCACAAGAAACAGGAATGTTCCTGATTAGGCCTATGGGAGTTGTTTCTTTTGGTTTTGGTAAACAGATCTTAAAAAATCAAGGTTCCTTAAAATTGAACATTTACGATCCGTTCTATATCCAACAAGCAAAAGTGATCATCAAGCATGAAAATATTGACGCGGTTGTGCTAAATAAATGGGATAACCGCCGTGTTGCAATCAACTTCTCATACCGCTTTAGTAAAGGCCAAAACGTACAGCAACGCAAAAGAGCCAGCAGCGCGCAGGAAGAGCAAAATAGAGTAGGAGGCAATGGTCAATAA
- a CDS encoding TonB-dependent receptor domain-containing protein, translating into MKTVLSTFFLCFFSLSVWAQTGARIAGQVQESDNKASIGGSASLYKAKDSTLAKVAVTDKNGQYEFVGIKAGQYYIVFTSVGFEKKATAVLDVAENATVQVPVISLKQAAKDLTGVIVQSKKPFVETKLDKTVVNVEASPTSAGSSALEILEKSPGIMVNSDGAISLRGKQGVIVMLDGKPTYLSAADLTNMLKNMPASALDQIEIMTNPSSKYDASGNSGIINIKTKKGKAAGFNGSVTLGATSTVYNIDGKTYYSPRSQNSFNFNYRKNKWNFFGNYNPNLFRGRNTQNIFRKNFDPGTGEYMGYTDQTIRFKFGNNNHTLKLGADLYADKKNTFGVVVSGFVFDGHPRPRTTAEVKDANGRLLSGMNSFTDNNFSLKNLTTNFNWRHQFDSKGKELTADVDYVKYSNHGEMLLETNPFDANRTPGAQLLLRGDLPSSIDIVSVKSDYVKPFKNGRLEAGLKSSYVKTDNLVDYEYLANSKWHVDNRSNHFIYKENINAAYVNGNRQLGKWTLQGGLRLENTNATGNQITSNEKFSRDRTSLFPSAFISYEVDKNNKLTTSYSRRINRPSYQNLNPFLFFADSLTYQKGNPYLKPQYSNNIELSHAFKGKFITTLAYNNTTDVIAQIIKPDGVKMFNTFDNVAKQNNISLSLTIPVKVAKWWNANFFSTVFNNNYEGIYNNKPFDVSNTSFSANLSNNFTLGKGLTGELSGFYRHNVIDQITYLKPIYQMSLGLQQQVIKGKGTVRLNIRDPFQWQKFEGYNRFDGIDMSFKNRPDSRSVTATFTYRFGKSTPQNQPRRRTSSSQEEQSRVGQGGQ; encoded by the coding sequence ATGAAAACAGTTCTTTCAACTTTTTTTCTTTGTTTCTTCAGCCTCTCTGTATGGGCGCAGACAGGTGCCCGAATTGCTGGTCAGGTACAGGAAAGTGATAATAAAGCCTCTATTGGGGGCAGTGCTTCTCTTTATAAAGCAAAAGATTCAACTTTAGCTAAAGTCGCTGTTACTGATAAAAATGGACAATATGAATTTGTAGGTATAAAAGCTGGTCAATATTATATTGTATTTACGTCTGTTGGCTTTGAGAAGAAAGCAACAGCTGTTTTGGATGTTGCAGAAAATGCAACCGTTCAAGTTCCTGTTATTTCATTGAAGCAAGCTGCGAAAGACCTAACGGGCGTTATCGTACAAAGTAAAAAACCATTTGTTGAAACCAAATTGGATAAAACAGTTGTAAATGTAGAAGCTTCACCTACTTCAGCCGGTTCGTCCGCTTTAGAGATATTAGAAAAGTCGCCTGGTATTATGGTAAATAGTGATGGAGCTATCAGCCTTCGTGGTAAGCAAGGAGTTATTGTAATGCTTGATGGCAAGCCTACTTATTTATCAGCAGCCGATTTGACTAACATGTTAAAGAATATGCCGGCTTCTGCTTTAGATCAGATTGAGATCATGACAAATCCTTCTTCTAAGTATGACGCTTCAGGCAACTCCGGTATCATTAATATCAAAACCAAGAAGGGGAAAGCTGCAGGCTTCAATGGAAGTGTAACACTTGGCGCTACATCTACAGTATACAATATTGATGGTAAAACGTATTATTCGCCCCGATCTCAAAACAGTTTCAACTTCAACTATCGTAAGAACAAGTGGAACTTCTTTGGTAACTATAATCCCAACCTGTTCAGAGGGCGCAATACACAAAACATTTTCAGAAAGAACTTTGATCCTGGCACTGGAGAATACATGGGCTATACGGATCAAACCATTCGTTTCAAATTTGGCAATAATAACCATACTTTAAAACTGGGAGCCGATTTGTATGCTGATAAGAAGAATACTTTTGGAGTAGTTGTAAGCGGTTTTGTTTTTGATGGCCATCCAAGACCGCGTACCACGGCAGAAGTTAAAGATGCAAATGGAAGGCTGCTTTCCGGTATGAACTCATTCACGGATAATAATTTTTCTCTTAAAAACCTTACTACCAACTTTAACTGGAGACACCAGTTTGATTCAAAAGGTAAGGAACTAACAGCAGATGTTGACTATGTGAAATACAGTAATCATGGTGAGATGCTATTGGAGACCAATCCTTTTGATGCCAACAGAACACCTGGCGCTCAATTGCTCTTAAGAGGAGATCTGCCATCCAGCATTGATATAGTGTCTGTAAAGAGTGATTATGTAAAACCCTTTAAAAACGGACGCCTGGAAGCGGGTTTGAAGTCCAGCTATGTAAAGACAGATAACCTGGTAGACTACGAGTATCTGGCCAACAGCAAATGGCATGTAGACAATCGTTCAAATCATTTTATCTATAAAGAGAATATTAATGCTGCCTATGTGAATGGAAATCGTCAGCTTGGAAAGTGGACATTGCAGGGTGGCTTACGCTTGGAAAATACAAATGCTACGGGCAATCAAATTACCTCTAATGAAAAGTTCAGTAGAGATAGAACCAGCCTTTTCCCAAGTGCTTTCATTAGTTATGAAGTAGACAAGAATAACAAACTGACAACTTCCTATAGTCGTCGTATTAACAGGCCAAGCTATCAGAACCTGAACCCATTCTTGTTCTTTGCCGATTCTCTTACTTATCAAAAGGGAAATCCATACCTCAAGCCACAATATTCAAACAACATAGAGTTAAGCCATGCGTTTAAAGGAAAATTCATTACAACCCTGGCTTATAATAATACAACCGATGTAATTGCCCAAATCATCAAGCCGGATGGTGTAAAAATGTTCAACACTTTTGATAATGTGGCAAAGCAAAACAATATTAGCTTGTCATTGACAATACCAGTCAAAGTAGCCAAGTGGTGGAATGCCAATTTCTTCTCAACAGTGTTTAACAACAATTACGAGGGTATTTACAACAACAAGCCATTTGATGTGTCCAATACTTCATTTTCGGCTAACCTAAGTAACAACTTTACATTAGGTAAAGGTCTGACCGGCGAGCTTAGCGGTTTCTATCGTCACAATGTGATTGACCAAATCACTTATCTGAAACCAATCTACCAAATGAGTTTGGGATTACAGCAGCAGGTTATCAAAGGAAAAGGTACAGTACGCCTGAACATTCGCGATCCGTTCCAATGGCAGAAGTTTGAAGGTTATAATCGCTTTGATGGTATTGATATGAGCTTCAAGAACCGTCCGGATTCCCGTTCTGTAACAGCCACCTTTACATATCGCTTTGGAAAGAGCACACCACAAAACCAGCCTCGCCGCCGTACTTCCAGCTCACAAGAAGAGCAAAGCCGCGTAGGCCAGGGTGGTCAATAA
- the thrC gene encoding threonine synthase translates to MKQTTIMQYYSTNNPQEKAGFRTATIKGQAPDKGLYFPLRIPQLPSSFIKELHQLPKEEIAFEVIKPYVDADIPQNVLNNIVTETIAFDFPLVPVNENSYALELFHGPTLAFKDVGARFMSRCLGYFMHGQAKKVTVLVATSGDTGGAVANGFYNVEGVDVIILYPAGKVSNIQELQLTTLGNNITAIAIDGSFDDCQQLVKQAFADNELNSRMFLTSANSINVARWLPQQFYYFFALQQWPHSAQPPVISVPSGNFGNICAGLLAYCSGLPVKQFIAACNVNDVVSDYLQTGIYTPKAAVPTISNAMDVGNPSNWVRVLELFDHQLGSLKEVMRSYCISDVATREIISNVYAQSGYLLDPHGAVGYLALQHYLEDHPDQSGIFLATAHPVKFFDVVEPIIKEKLELPSAVQQLLNKQKEVIRMKKDWERFREYLMDRR, encoded by the coding sequence ATGAAACAAACGACAATCATGCAGTATTATAGTACCAATAATCCACAAGAGAAAGCAGGCTTCAGAACGGCCACCATAAAAGGGCAAGCTCCTGATAAAGGTTTATACTTTCCATTGCGTATTCCTCAGTTGCCTTCATCCTTTATAAAAGAGCTGCACCAACTACCAAAAGAAGAAATTGCCTTTGAAGTGATCAAACCTTATGTAGATGCTGATATCCCTCAGAATGTACTCAACAACATAGTAACAGAGACCATTGCCTTTGATTTCCCATTGGTGCCTGTTAATGAAAACAGCTATGCCTTAGAGCTCTTTCACGGCCCTACTCTTGCCTTTAAAGATGTAGGAGCACGGTTTATGAGTCGCTGCCTTGGCTATTTTATGCATGGACAGGCTAAGAAGGTTACCGTATTAGTAGCAACCTCTGGTGACACTGGTGGCGCTGTGGCCAATGGCTTTTATAATGTAGAAGGAGTAGATGTAATCATCTTATACCCTGCTGGCAAAGTCAGCAACATTCAAGAACTACAACTTACCACCTTAGGTAATAACATTACGGCTATAGCTATAGATGGTAGTTTTGATGACTGCCAGCAATTAGTAAAACAGGCATTTGCTGACAACGAACTAAATAGCCGAATGTTTCTAACATCAGCCAACTCCATTAATGTAGCCCGTTGGCTTCCGCAACAATTCTATTACTTCTTTGCCTTACAGCAATGGCCACATTCTGCGCAACCACCTGTGATATCTGTTCCAAGTGGCAATTTTGGAAATATCTGCGCCGGCTTATTAGCTTACTGTTCGGGATTGCCAGTTAAACAATTTATTGCGGCCTGCAATGTCAACGATGTTGTGTCTGATTATCTACAAACAGGAATCTATACACCTAAAGCGGCAGTTCCAACAATATCTAATGCAATGGATGTTGGGAACCCAAGTAACTGGGTGCGAGTATTGGAACTATTTGATCATCAGTTGGGGTCGTTGAAAGAAGTGATGCGTTCTTATTGTATATCAGATGTTGCCACGCGAGAAATTATTTCGAATGTATATGCACAATCTGGCTACCTGTTAGATCCGCATGGTGCTGTAGGATATTTGGCGTTGCAGCACTATTTAGAAGATCATCCTGATCAGTCAGGAATATTTTTAGCGACAGCACACCCTGTTAAGTTTTTTGATGTGGTGGAACCCATCATTAAGGAAAAGCTTGAATTACCTTCAGCAGTACAACAGCTTTTGAATAAACAAAAGGAGGTAATACGAATGAAAAAGGATTGGGAGCGTTTTCGAGAGTATTTAATGGACCGCAGATGA
- a CDS encoding homoserine kinase codes for MKTIKVKAPATIANLVCGFDVLGLCTEVPFDIMEVRLRDDREVIIKSADGYPLPTDPALNTAGAPLLEMIKKLDKDIGFDVIIQKNIKPGSGIGSSAASAAGAVVAANFLLNQPFTKDELVRLAMFGEKVASGVKHADNVAPCIYGGITLVRSIFPLDIIPITAPPLYVSIVHPQIEVRTADARQILRKEVLLKNAVKQWGNIAGLVAGLMKEDYGLISRSLEDVIIEPVRSVLIPGFVDVKKKCLQVGALGGGISGSGPSIFMLSADESTATLVAQEMEDVYQQLGIPAHIYKSNINCQGVTLFDETNDNHAVL; via the coding sequence ATGAAGACAATAAAAGTAAAGGCGCCGGCAACTATTGCCAACCTTGTTTGTGGCTTTGATGTATTGGGTCTGTGTACAGAAGTGCCCTTCGATATTATGGAAGTGCGTTTGCGAGATGACCGAGAAGTAATCATAAAAAGTGCAGATGGCTACCCCTTGCCAACAGATCCGGCATTGAATACAGCGGGAGCACCATTGCTGGAAATGATCAAGAAACTGGATAAGGATATAGGCTTTGATGTTATTATTCAAAAGAACATTAAGCCTGGTAGCGGCATTGGCTCCAGCGCGGCAAGTGCAGCTGGTGCTGTAGTAGCTGCTAATTTCTTACTTAACCAACCTTTTACTAAAGACGAACTGGTGCGCCTGGCCATGTTTGGTGAAAAAGTAGCATCGGGCGTAAAACATGCCGATAATGTAGCTCCTTGTATTTATGGCGGAATTACATTAGTGCGTTCTATATTTCCACTTGACATCATCCCTATTACAGCGCCACCTCTTTATGTTAGCATTGTTCACCCGCAAATAGAAGTGCGTACGGCTGATGCCCGTCAGATCTTACGCAAAGAAGTATTATTAAAGAATGCCGTGAAACAATGGGGCAATATTGCAGGATTGGTTGCAGGCTTAATGAAAGAAGATTATGGTCTTATTAGTCGTTCGCTGGAAGATGTGATCATAGAACCTGTACGCAGTGTTTTGATCCCTGGCTTTGTCGACGTAAAGAAGAAATGCCTGCAAGTAGGGGCTTTAGGAGGTGGCATCTCTGGTTCGGGTCCTTCCATATTTATGCTGAGTGCTGACGAGTCGACAGCTACGTTAGTAGCACAAGAAATGGAAGATGTATATCAACAGCTTGGCATACCTGCCCATATCTACAAAAGCAACATTAATTGCCAAGGCGTTACCCTTTTTGATGAAACAAACGACAATCATGCAGTATTATAG